TTCTACAGGGTGACCGGCTTTTTTCAGGCTATCGAAGCCTTCATAGATTTTCACCAGTCTTTCTTCGATTTCGCCTTTAAAGTGCTGGAGGTATTTATCCACATTTTCTTTCTGTACGAGATAGCGGGCAGCGGCTTTTTGTTCTGCCATGGGGCTCCAGGCGCCAACGTGAGAGAGGATCGCTTTCATTTTGCCGATCACGTGGGCAGGGCCGAGGGCCCAGCCTACTCTTACGCCGGTAGCGGCAAAAGCCTTACTCATACCGTCGATGAAGATGGTGTATTCTTTCAGTTCAGGACGCAGCTGAACGGGATTGTAGTGATGTGTTTCGCCGAAGGTGAGCACCCAGTACATCTGGTCAAACATGATGTAGAGCGGCTTTTCGTTGGCACCCCTGCTTTTGTTCTCAGCGATCACCAGGTCGCAGATCTCTTCCAGCTGTTGTTTGTGGAAGGCGGTACCGGTAGGGTTCTGTGGAGAGCACAGGGCCAGGAGGGTAGCGCCTTTCAGCAGCGGTTTCAATTCGGCTGCGGTAGGCATGAAGTCGTTTTCCGCTTTGGTTTCCAGCACTACGTGTTCTGCTTCCAGGAAGTGGGTATAGTGGTTGTTGTTCCAGGAGGGCGTAGCGTATACGATTTTCTCGCCACGGTCAACGATCGTGCGGAAAGTAGCATAAATGATGGGGCGGCCGCCGCAGGAGATCACAATTTCTTTGGCCGGATCGTAGGTCAGTCCCTCACGCTCTGCTATAAAATCACCTACCGCTTTTCTCAGGTCGGCGATACCATCAGCCGGCGGATAGTTGGTCAGGTGTTCCTTATAGGCAGTTATGATTTCCTGTTCAAATTCAACCGGGATAGGGAACACCTTCGGGTCAAAATCGCCGATGGTGAAGTTGTAGATCTTCTCGCCCTTGGCCTGTTTCTCCTTGACTTCAGCTGCTAACTTGATGATTTCTGATCCAATCAATGTTTCGGCTAAATGAGACAGTTTCATAACCTGCTATTTTTTGTGGTTGTAGAATATTTTTTCAGCGCGGCAAAAGTAACCGATTTGAAGATAATTTAAAAGAAAAGCGATATTCTTTTTACAATCATCAATAACCATCGCCCATTGTTGGTTTTTATCTAAACCAGGTGCCGCATTTCTGCTTTTTATATAGCATTATATTATTTTTAAATGTGATTTTCTTTCGGCGCAGCCTGTGTAAAACCGCTTATATTTAGTGTATAAGATGTGATGAAATTCAGGGGAATAACAAAACTTTCTATCTTTGTTTACAGTACATTTACACCTTTTATCAGGGGTGCCATGTGAACAGACAGGCAGGAGGGCACAACTCCCCGGCAACTAAGAATGACAAGCAAACTAATATAGACCATGAAATTTATTGTTTCTTCCTCTACTTTATTAAAACAATTACAACAGATCAGCGGTGTTATCAATTCCAACACAGTATTACCCATACTGGAGGATTTCCTGTTCCTGATTGATAAAAATGAGCTGACCGTAGTTGCAACTGATCTTGAAACCGTTATGCGGGTGAAGCTGGAGGTGGAAGCCAAAGAGAACGGACGGATCTGTATCCCGGCCAAGATTTTGATGGACTCCCTGAAAAATCTGCCTGACCAGCCGCTGACTTTTCACATTGACCTGAATTCCTACGCCGTGGAAATCACTTCAGACAATGGCAAGTACAAGGTAATGGGAGAAAATCCGGAAAACTTCCCCAAAGAGCCGGCTGCTGACGACACCACGTCTTTTACGATGAGATCTACAGCACTGGTAACAGCGATCAACAAAACACTCTTTGCCGTTAGCAACGACGATCTCCGCCCGGCCATGACCGGCGTTTTCTTCGAGCTCGGCACGGAAAGCCTCACATTTGTTGCTACAGATGCGCACCGCCTGGTGAAATATGTAAGAACAGATGCGAAGTGCCCGCAGGCAGACACGTTCATCGTGCCTAAAAAACCGCTGAACCTGCTGAAATCCGCACTGCCGGACAACGATTCTGAAATCAAGGTTTCTTACAGCCAGAACCACTTCTTCGTACAGCACGAAGGCGCACAGATGATCTGCCGCCTCATCGATGCCCGTTTCCCGGACTATAAAGTGGTGATCCCTAAAGACAACCCTTACCGCCTCACCGTGGTAAAAAGCGATTTCCAGAACGCCCTGAAACGTGTAGGCGTGTTCGCTAACAAAAGCACCAACCAGGTAGCACTGAATATTACCGGCAGCGAACTGCAGCTCTCCGCACAGGATGTTGACTTCTCCTTTGAAGGCAACGAACGTATGAGCTGTCAGTACACCGGCGACGATATGCAGATCGCCTTCAATGCCAAATTCCTCATCGAAATGCTGAATGCTGCTGAAGGTGATGAAGTGACCATCGAACTGGCCACTGCCACCAAAGCCGGTATCCTCAAACCTTCCGAAAAAGAGGAAAATGAAGACCTGCTGATGCTGGTAATGCCGCTCATGCTGAACAACTAATACCCGCTTTTCAGCCGCTAAAGTGAACGGCTACACTAAAAGCCATATGCTTATAGCTAAAAGTTTATATATAAAGCAATCTCTTCCAAAGAGGTTGCTTTTTTCTTTGCCAGTGGCGGAAAAGAGCGCTTATTTATTCCCCAAAAAGTCGTAATTTTTAACCGGGGTAAACAGGAAAAACAGCTTATAGGAATACAGAGACAATCACTGATTTAATTTATTATACCCCACCTATCCACCCGTTTGATATTGTTGGCCTGGCCGGAAAACCTTGATAATTTCAGAAAGCAGAGAACACACATTTCCCGGATATATCTTATTACCAGTTATGGTAACGTTTTTTGAAAATATTCCGTCTTATTACCGTACCGCTATCCTGGTAGGCGGTTTACTGTTGTTGTGGATCATCGAAGGGTTCTTTCCCCGTTTCACCTTCCGCGGCAGCAAATACCGGCATGCCGGTACCAACCTGTTTTTCACCCTCACCACCGTGATCGTGAATACCGGATTTGCGTTCCTGATCGTAAAGGCTTCACAATGGACCAGCAACGCCCGCTTCGGGCTCTTATACTGGCTGCACCTGCCCCTGTGGCTGCATACCCTGCTGGCCATCCTGATGCTGGACCTGATAGGTGCCTACCTCATTCACCTGGTGCAACATAAAATAGGGTGGATGTGGCAGTTCCATAAAATACACCACATCGATACACAAATAGACGCCACCACTGCGTTACGCCATCACCCGGTGGAAAGCCTCTTCCGCGTGGGTGCGCTTCTACTGGCCATTCTCTCCATGGGCGTGCCGTTCTGGATGGTCATGTTTTACCAGTCACTCTCTGCATTTATGTCACAGTTTAACCACGCCAACATCAGACTGCCTAAAGGGCTTGATAACGCCCTCAGCTGGATTATCGTTTCCCCTGACATGCATAAGGTGCACCACAGCCATTATCAGCCGGAAACAGACTCCAATTACGCCAATATCTTCTCGATATGGGACCGCATTTTCGGCACCTTCATTTTTATCCCGGATACCACCTCCATCCGATACGGGCTGGACGAATACCGGGACAACCGTTACCAGGAAGTAGGGCCGCTCCTGAAAGTACCCTGGGAACAATCCACCGTAGCCAACAATGATAAGATAAGTGGAGTGAGCAGTAACCTGTAGACTGTATTCTTTTACCTGTTTATTAAATCCGAACATATGCAACACTCAACAGCACTCACAAAAACAGCCTGCATTGCAGCATTGGTCATCGGCGTCCTCTCAGCAGCATTTGCTTTTGCCACCAAAACGCCCACCTATGCCGTCGCCTCCGGCGCAGCAGCAGGTATAGTAGGCCTCGTATCCCTGTATATCGGCAGAAAAAATATTGATGATATGCAGCTGGCCGCTGCCGGCATCTTTATGGCTGTAGTAGCCTGCCTGGTAGGACTCTGGCAAATGTATAACTAAAGACATGACTAGCGGCTCCGGCGATACCGGTCTGTATACCCCTCCGCTGCCTTCAACGGAAACAGCACCAGTGATGTGTCGGACAGCTCCCTGATAATGGTGGTGTCTATAACGGCAGCCGTATCCTTTACGCCTTCCGAATGGCTCCATAAAAACAGCGTGTCATTGTTCAACGCCCATTTTTCATATACCAGCGTATACATGTTGATAGACTTTGCAGTACCGTTCCTGCGCAGCTGAAACCCCTGCATCTCCTTGTCCAGCCCTGCTACAGGCTGTATCCATTTCCCTATGAGCTTAGCTGTGTCCACCCGCAGCGTATCAGTTACAGCAGCGATGCTGTCGGTAACGCCGGCATTGCTGCTGTCTGTAACCACTACCAGGCTGCTGTCGTGCGCTGCCTCTTCCGGCACAGGTGCTTTCTTTGACTTACACGCTACCAATAACAATAATAATGGCAATAGTGACGGTAACTGTTTTATTAACATGAAACTAAATTACGAATTACCGGTATATGCGAAAGATATTTTTTAACCCCACCGTCAATCAGGCTGTGCGCTCCTCCTTATTCTTTTCAACATCGTTAGCTTATCACGGCCAGTCATACATACTAAATCATATCGGATATCGCTCAACACCCACATATTTCGTATAACCGTTTACGTTATTAAAAGCTATTTATCCGGATTCTTTTTTGGGGTATGATTGCCACAGCCATCCGTCGCCCGGAAAATTATCCTCCTGCAATTATTATTTTTTTCTTACTTTTATCCCTCACTTTAGGGGTGTTTATCCCGTACCCGGGATAAGCTGAGATGATACCCTCAGTACCTGAAGCAGCTCATACTGCCGTAGGGAAAAGTAACTGAACTTTCTCATCTTCCACATCCTTAAAGTTTATTGTTTCACTTAAATTCCAACACGCATGGAAGTGCTTGTAAACAATAAACTTTATGCGGTGCAGCAAGGAATAACCATTGCTGCGCTCTTACAGTTTATTCAACTCTCCGCCCAAAAAGGTATTGCTGTTGCGGTCAACGACCAGGTGGTCCCGCGAAACTCGTGGAATGACCAGCCATTGCAGCCGTCAGACAGTATCACGATCATCCGCGCCACTCAGGGCGGATAGTTCGGTTTCCTTATTTCGTTTAACCATTACCGTTATATATGCATAACGGAACGATATTCTCATGTCCACAAAATCCTTTCTCATGCAAAAACAACCCGTGGCCATCAGCCGCACGCCCTTTCCCGCCTCAGAAAAAATATATGTCAGCGGGACTATCCATCCTGTAAAAGTCGCCATGCGGCAAATAACACTGACAGACACCCGTATTCACGGCCGCAAAGGCGATGCCGTGCCCAATGAACCGGTAGTGGTATATGACACCAGCGGCCCATATACCGACCCGTCCATCGACATAGACGTTACCCGCGGCCTGCCCAGGCTGCGTGAATCCTGGATCACCGGCAGGGGAGACGTGGAACAACTACCGCAGTATACCAGCCCTTATGTACGGCAGCTGCAACAAACAGGCGACAACATGCCAGGCATGAGCATCACCGCCCAACCATTGCGCGCACTGCCCGGCCGGAATGTGACCCAGCTCTACTATGCACAACAGGGAATCATCACGCCGGAAATGGAATATATCGCCATCCGCGAAAATCAATACGCAGAAAAATACTACCAGGAAAACAGCCCGCTCTGGCACCAGCATCCGGGCAACAGCATGGGCGCCAACATTCCTAAAAAACAGATCACGCCCGAATTCGTACGCCAGGAAATAGCCGCCGGACGCGCTATCATACCAGCCAATATCAACCACCCGGAAAGTGAGCCCATGATCATCGGCCGCAATTTCCTCGTGAAAATCAATGCCAACATCGGCAACTCCGCTGTTACCTCCAGCATCGAAGAAGAAGTGGAAAAAGCCGTATGGTCCTGCCGCTGGGGCGCAGACACCATCATGGACCTCAGCACCGGCAAAAACATCCATGAAACCAGAGAATGGATTATCCGCAACTCACCCGTGCCCATCGGTACCGTACCCATCTACCAGGCACTCGAAAAAGTAAACGGCAAAGCAGAAGACCTCACCTGGGAAATTTTCCGCGACACACTGATTGAACAGGCCGAACAAGGAGTTGACTACTTCACCATCCACGCCGGCGTATTGCTGCGCTATATACCGTTAACGGCTAAACGAACAACCGGCATCGTTTCCCGCGGCGGCTCCATCATGGCCAAATGGTGCCTGGCCCATCACAAGGAAAACTTCCTCTATACCCATTTCGAAGATATCTGCGAAATCATGAAGGCGTATGACGTTTCCTTCTCCCTCGGCGACGGCCTCCGTCCCGGCAGCATCGCCGACGCCAACGACGCGGCACAGTTCGCAGAATTGGAAACACTGGGCGAACTCACCAAAATAGCCTGGAAACATCATGTACAGGTGATGATTGAAGGACCCGGCCACGTGC
The Chitinophaga varians genome window above contains:
- a CDS encoding lipocalin family protein is translated as MLIKQLPSLLPLLLLLVACKSKKAPVPEEAAHDSSLVVVTDSSNAGVTDSIAAVTDTLRVDTAKLIGKWIQPVAGLDKEMQGFQLRRNGTAKSINMYTLVYEKWALNNDTLFLWSHSEGVKDTAAVIDTTIIRELSDTSLVLFPLKAAEGYTDRYRRSR
- the thiS gene encoding sulfur carrier protein ThiS, whose product is MEVLVNNKLYAVQQGITIAALLQFIQLSAQKGIAVAVNDQVVPRNSWNDQPLQPSDSITIIRATQGG
- a CDS encoding pyridoxal phosphate-dependent aminotransferase yields the protein MKLSHLAETLIGSEIIKLAAEVKEKQAKGEKIYNFTIGDFDPKVFPIPVEFEQEIITAYKEHLTNYPPADGIADLRKAVGDFIAEREGLTYDPAKEIVISCGGRPIIYATFRTIVDRGEKIVYATPSWNNNHYTHFLEAEHVVLETKAENDFMPTAAELKPLLKGATLLALCSPQNPTGTAFHKQQLEEICDLVIAENKSRGANEKPLYIMFDQMYWVLTFGETHHYNPVQLRPELKEYTIFIDGMSKAFAATGVRVGWALGPAHVIGKMKAILSHVGAWSPMAEQKAAARYLVQKENVDKYLQHFKGEIEERLVKIYEGFDSLKKAGHPVEAIAPQAAIYLTVKLDLVGKTTADGTALQDQAAVTSYILNEAKLALVPFYAFGAAKNSPWYRLSVGTCVKQEIPEMFEKLKAALEKLK
- the dnaN gene encoding DNA polymerase III subunit beta — protein: MKFIVSSSTLLKQLQQISGVINSNTVLPILEDFLFLIDKNELTVVATDLETVMRVKLEVEAKENGRICIPAKILMDSLKNLPDQPLTFHIDLNSYAVEITSDNGKYKVMGENPENFPKEPAADDTTSFTMRSTALVTAINKTLFAVSNDDLRPAMTGVFFELGTESLTFVATDAHRLVKYVRTDAKCPQADTFIVPKKPLNLLKSALPDNDSEIKVSYSQNHFFVQHEGAQMICRLIDARFPDYKVVIPKDNPYRLTVVKSDFQNALKRVGVFANKSTNQVALNITGSELQLSAQDVDFSFEGNERMSCQYTGDDMQIAFNAKFLIEMLNAAEGDEVTIELATATKAGILKPSEKEENEDLLMLVMPLMLNN
- the thiC gene encoding phosphomethylpyrimidine synthase ThiC, encoding MQKQPVAISRTPFPASEKIYVSGTIHPVKVAMRQITLTDTRIHGRKGDAVPNEPVVVYDTSGPYTDPSIDIDVTRGLPRLRESWITGRGDVEQLPQYTSPYVRQLQQTGDNMPGMSITAQPLRALPGRNVTQLYYAQQGIITPEMEYIAIRENQYAEKYYQENSPLWHQHPGNSMGANIPKKQITPEFVRQEIAAGRAIIPANINHPESEPMIIGRNFLVKINANIGNSAVTSSIEEEVEKAVWSCRWGADTIMDLSTGKNIHETREWIIRNSPVPIGTVPIYQALEKVNGKAEDLTWEIFRDTLIEQAEQGVDYFTIHAGVLLRYIPLTAKRTTGIVSRGGSIMAKWCLAHHKENFLYTHFEDICEIMKAYDVSFSLGDGLRPGSIADANDAAQFAELETLGELTKIAWKHHVQVMIEGPGHVPMHLIKENMDKQLEHCHEAPFYTLGPLTTDIAPGYDHITSGIGAAMIGWFGTAMLCYVTPKEHLGLPNKEDVRQGVITYKIAAHAADLAKGHPGAQHRDNALSKARFEFRWEDQFNLSLDPETARAYHDETLPAEGAKIAHFCSMCGPNFCSMKITQEVRDFAAREGLDDATALETGMQEKARSFAEQGGEIYQ
- a CDS encoding sterol desaturase family protein; its protein translation is MVTFFENIPSYYRTAILVGGLLLLWIIEGFFPRFTFRGSKYRHAGTNLFFTLTTVIVNTGFAFLIVKASQWTSNARFGLLYWLHLPLWLHTLLAILMLDLIGAYLIHLVQHKIGWMWQFHKIHHIDTQIDATTALRHHPVESLFRVGALLLAILSMGVPFWMVMFYQSLSAFMSQFNHANIRLPKGLDNALSWIIVSPDMHKVHHSHYQPETDSNYANIFSIWDRIFGTFIFIPDTTSIRYGLDEYRDNRYQEVGPLLKVPWEQSTVANNDKISGVSSNL